One segment of Phycisphaerales bacterium DNA contains the following:
- the pheS gene encoding phenylalanine--tRNA ligase subunit alpha, giving the protein MSQTPDSPQAGTDFLASMDALQADGLAELDAVGDAAALEAWRVAFLGSKGRLKAAMAGMKDVPKEDKPAAGQKANAVKTALEDAFEGRKAALSGGGSAGGAIVDLTEPGLHTASAQGRRHILMRVRAELVEVCARLGFAVASGPELEDDEHNFVKLNIPADHPARDPIDNFYVDDPSKTERPRMLRSQTSTVQIRTMERAVKEGWGPPLKVISPGRVYRPDTVDATHTFMFHQLEGLYIDEGVSMVDLKTTLLQFAEAYFGTGAQIRLRPSFFPFTEPSAEFDMMIALRPGDEPRWIELGGCGMVDPNVLQACGIDPERWSGFAWGFGIERLAMGKYGIPDIRMLFENDLRFLKQF; this is encoded by the coding sequence ATGAGCCAGACACCCGACAGCCCCCAGGCCGGCACCGACTTCCTCGCCTCCATGGACGCCCTCCAGGCCGACGGCCTGGCCGAACTCGACGCCGTGGGCGACGCCGCGGCGCTCGAGGCCTGGCGGGTGGCGTTCCTGGGCTCCAAGGGCCGGCTCAAGGCGGCGATGGCGGGCATGAAGGACGTGCCAAAGGAGGACAAGCCCGCCGCGGGCCAGAAGGCCAACGCGGTGAAGACGGCGCTGGAGGACGCGTTCGAGGGCCGCAAGGCGGCACTCTCGGGCGGTGGGAGCGCCGGTGGTGCGATCGTGGATCTCACCGAGCCGGGCCTGCACACGGCCAGCGCCCAGGGGCGGCGGCACATCCTGATGCGGGTGCGGGCCGAACTGGTGGAGGTGTGCGCGCGGCTGGGCTTCGCGGTGGCCAGCGGGCCCGAACTGGAGGACGACGAGCATAATTTCGTGAAGCTCAACATCCCCGCCGACCACCCGGCCCGCGACCCGATCGACAACTTCTACGTTGATGATCCATCGAAGACCGAGCGGCCGCGCATGCTGCGCAGCCAGACCTCGACGGTGCAGATCCGCACGATGGAGCGCGCGGTGAAGGAAGGCTGGGGGCCACCCTTGAAGGTCATCAGCCCCGGCCGCGTGTACCGGCCCGACACGGTCGACGCGACGCACACGTTCATGTTTCACCAGTTGGAAGGTTTGTACATCGACGAGGGCGTGTCGATGGTGGACCTCAAGACGACGCTGCTCCAGTTCGCCGAGGCGTACTTCGGCACCGGCGCCCAGATCCGCCTGCGGCCAAGCTTCTTCCCGTTCACCGAGCCCAGCGCCGAGTTCGACATGATGATTGCCCTGCGCCCCGGCGACGAGCCCAGGTGGATCGAGCTGGGCGGCTGCGGCATGGTCGACCCCAACGTGCTCCAGGCGTGCGGCATCGACCCGGAACGCTGGAGCGGCTTCGCCTGGGGCTTCGGCATCGAGCGGCTGGCGATGGGCAAGTACGGGATTCCGGATATCCGGATGTTGTTCGAGAACGACCTCAGGTTCTTGAAGCAGTTCTAA